AGTCACCAGCTTGCATAACCACAATTCTTGTTAACCAAGACTTCCTTGGACAACTTTACTGTAGTAAAAGTGCAGTTGCACTATTTTACATGACGATGGTCCAGTTTTGTGCCACTGGCTTATTAACTTGTAATGCTGTAAGAATTACTACTATTAAGTACAACAGAAATTTTAGAAATTAAGGCAGGGTTCTACTAACTGTAGCTAATATGCTCATACCATGACAAAATAAAGAGTACAGAAAGAATCCTCTTAAATTAATACTTGTCACCAGACATCTTATATAAgagacaaagcaaaaaaaagtgaCCCGGACAGAAAAAGGTTGCAGGAATACGttctaagaacaaagaaaaacGTAGACCTAGAGGTCAGTGATCTAGCTTatccccttgcactgaggcaaACAGCTCATGTAAAGATAAACACACTACAACTCTGAATACAGGAGGTTCATGTGTTCACACACTAATACTATCCCAGCTCTTCCTAGACACTAATCTGGTCAGCGTCACCTGACCAATTATACTTCTTCACTGGGCAGAAAAAGCAGACAAGAGAACACTACATATGCTCAGCTGAATTgagtttcagaaaacaaaatagcCAACTGACATTTAGCTTCAGAGAAAAGTAACTTTCCTTGAGAAATTGCTGCTTCTCAGATGACTACAGCTAAATTACATAGAGTTCTGTAACCTAGCCCTCCACTAATGGGCTATCAACCAGTGTTTGTAAGTTACCAATATTTCCCTAAATAAAAACCCTCCATGTATCAAAATCTCATGAAGTTTCTGGGGAATCCTCTTCCTAAAGCACCCCAAAAACATTCAAAGAACAGCAACACAAACCCTAGCCAGCAGCACCTTTACCTTGAATTattgggggagagaaaaaaaaaaaaaatcggacaCTCGCCACATTAAAAAGGCTTTCATTTTAGTTCACTGTGGTATTAACAGCTGATGCATGCAGCTTAATGTTTGTTAAAACACCAAATGCCAGATAAGATCATTTAAGAGAACTGAGACATATCAATAGATCAAGTTTGCTttaaggcagaaaagaaaaagtctTCTGCAAACTGTCCCTTGCCAATGTGCCCCTGCACTGCTCTGGAGAGATCACCTCCAGCAGAACAACATTCAATTTCCTTGGTCTCTTCATGAGGCTGCCAGCACAGGTACCAGCTGTGATTAAACAACTGGCTCATTGGAAAATGGCCTGAGATTAGCAGGGAAtggcctctgtgaaatgagttagAGGGTAATATCTTTTGGTTACTCACAACGTGTACTGCATTTCACCCAGtggcctagaggtgaaaggctcttaATCCAATTACCAATCCTAAAGAAACAATTTTAAACTTCTCATCCTGACAACTTCTAGGGATCAGCTTCACAAGCCACCAGTTGACTTTAACAGCCATTAAATCTTGTAGCTCAATGAGATTTATTAACTCGCTAAAACTCAgagtatgtctatgctacaagcattacagtggcacagctgcagcactgcaactACCCCACGGTGGAACGGACATTTGCTACAATGACAGAAGATGTTCTTCCGCCGCTGCAGTATGTTATccccttgagaggcagtagctgggtCTATGGAAGTAGttttccatcgacctagctgtgtctacagttggggttaggtcaacctaactatgtcaTGCAGGATGCAAattttttcacagtcctgagcaatGTAACTAGGTCAGCCTAAGTTTTAGGGGCAGACCAGTCCTCTGTGTCACTGCAGTAACTAGAACTGGATTACTTTTCAAAATCTAACTTCCATTTTGTTTGTACTAAGATGGCTTCTGGTTATTCTTATTTTACAGCAGAGGAAAGACTCCCTTCTTCTAAAGGAGGAAGCATGTCTCTGGATTAGAGCATACAATAAAGAGCCATAAGATTTCCCTCTTAAACCTCCCCTCCCTCAAAAATATAAGGCGGTTCATTTATCAATTTCAATTAAGTGCCTTGAGGTTGGATAAAAGGCATAATAAATGCAAAATACACATCAGCAGGTAGGTACTGAGACAAGTAGAGTAGTCTATCCATTGCAAATGTATTAACTAGCACACTATTTAGAGAAGGCTGGAACTGTCATGTGCATTTCAGAACTTTAAAGGATCATAGCAAGGATATTCAGCTCTGGCACACCTATCAACTGAGCTTATACTGGCCAGGTTTTTCAGAGGGTTTAGTACGAGTATGGTAGGTAATCTTATAACCCCTGGATGAAAGGAGCCATGTCAGTGCAAGCAAAAATTCCTTTACATCATGAACTGCAATACCCAAGCAAACAGAGAAGGAAGTTCTAGCTCTTTGTTTACTCAGAATGGCTTTATGTTCTACCGGATAACAACAACAGGCATTAGGCAAGAGAACAGTAACAGAAGAACCATGAGGATCTGCACCAGTCTTTGGAAAATACTttccctcctgcttctccagCCAACTACAATACCAAAGAAATACAAACTgtcttaaacaaaaaacaaacagtgctTTAAAAGTGACCATAAAAAAATCCAGGTTAGTAAAAGCAGATCTAACATTTAGTTGTTTATCCACAAGTTTTCCTCAAAATTGGCAGTGACATTTACCACtcgtatcagagggggagccgtgttagtctggatctgtaaaagcagcaaagagtcctgtggcaccttatagactaacagacgtattggagcataagctttcatgggtgaatacccacttcgtcagattcacccatgaaagcttatgctccaatatgtttgttagtctataaggtgccacaggactctctgcttgGTATTTTAAAGGAGGTTTAATATTTCTCCAAAGCATCAGGTGTCAACCAATGAGAAAAGAGAATACACTTCAGGAAATAATGGTCCATTTGGCAAATCCTATGCCCGTTTTAAGATTCTGACAGATACATCCTGACACCCAAATCAGCTCTTTTGGACTCAATACAAGCTCGATTCTTACCTTCTGAAAAGGTACCCTTATCAATAGTGAAGGAAGCACAGTACAACATGCATTGTCACTGGAACTGGAGAATGCAAATCTTTATGCCAACTCCTTTCTAAAGTTAACATGTGCACTGTTTACGTGCAATTCATAATGCCAAGGCAACAGAACAGAGCTATAAAGCTGAGATCCAGTGCAATTCTTTAGAGAGCACTCATGATTTTACCTCCATTGCTTTTGAGTCTGGAATACACAAGATATTGCCATTACACCATACGCAGAATCTCATGAGACTTCCCTGTTAAATATGCATGACCATTTCACTAAAGTCAATGCAACACCTTCCAGAAACAAAGGGTTACTGCtagtttaatatataaaataaagcagTCCACACACTGCAGCAGTTAGTGATGGACTGTACCATGGGAGCAACTGTCAAGGGTCTTAAGGAGGACTATGTTGGCTATCAGCTTCAGCAGTATTGGATAGGAGAACATCGAAGGGTTTGAAGGAAAATCTAATTCTGGAttggaaaacagaacaaaacctaTCTAAGGACAGGGAAGAAGTGGAGACCAGCATAAGAATGTACATGCAGCAGAGAAGGCGGCCCAGGGGTCTGATCATAATTGATTTAGACAAACTCAGCCTTTTAACCTCCCTTTATAAATGAAAGGACACAGCACGAACACCAAAGTAAAGTACCACTTACATGCCTATTTAGATATGCTACACAGTGCTCTAAAGAAATCTGTCACTCCTACATATCTTGGATGCAGGTATTCTTCAAGGGATAACCTGAGAAACAGGAGAGAAAACCCAGGGAGTCCCCAGAATTTTGAGAGGGTTAGGAGAGAGAGTACATTCATCAGTCACTCTGCACAAGCTGCTCTGGAGAAACGACTAACAGAACAGCCTTGGCCAAATCAAACCAAATGAAACAGTTGTAAGCTTGTTAAAACTTAGGCATCAGCCAAACTTGGAGCTGTTTAAGCTCTAAGGAACAAGAATGTAGAACATGTACAGAGCACCATCTTCCACTGACAGTGACTGCAGAAACAAAGAGCCCTTAGCAGTGGGTTTTCTCCGGTACAAAGGAAGTCTAACAGACCACGGACAGGCAGTCTGCGCCATTaactgctgctggggcagtgtttTAAATTGGTATGTGGATCCTTTTCAGGTGGCCAGCTGAGGTGCTCACAGAATGCTGCCCGCAAAAGATTTGCTTTTGCCAACAACAGTCACAAGGCAGAAACACAAGTATCCATTTTATTAATGCCCAATAAAACTGGAAGCCAGGAAACAAAGTCTGCTGGTTCTCACTGAAGTGATGAAACAGTAACTGAAGGAAAACCTAAAGATTTTCAACACTGCATCAGAAAGTGATGAGAAAGATCAAGCTGCCTCTGAGGTACAATACTGAAAACAACAGCCTAAGTCACTTCCTCCATACCAGACATTATAGGACAGGAACCCAAATACCATAACAAAGAAAATGAGTCCATAGTAAAAAGCAAACATGCTGCCTTCTAAACATACAGGAGTTCATTTCTTGCCTACGAACTTCAGAGATACATGTTTAAGTTTCCtcacagggagggaggaaattTCCTTAACCACTTCTCTACCTGAGTGGTACACTAAGCTAACTGAAATGTAATGCCAAAAGGAATCTCCAGTGTTCTAAACATCTTTTTCAGCTGCCATTTCTGCTCTTAGCATTCTCACCAGTAACTCTCCTGGGAACTATTTTTGAaggaagcaggggagagaaactgcaaatacattttaaaaaaactgaagttGAGGTTTAAGCCAATTTAATTTCTTAAGATGCTTCTTGTATGGACCATTAAGTAAGTTacaatttaagatttttactattttaaaaaatattctaaactTTAAAAAGCTACCAAGTTTTCAAATCTGTTTGCTGGGAACTTTCTGCACCTTTGCATTTGTTCTCAGTTCTCCACTGGGTTCATCACATCCCTTCACACTCCTcagctgcctcccttccccaagaTGCGACCTTTCCTTGCACTGCAAATTCTGCTGCTTTGCACACCTCAAGAGTGAAACGTACTAGGAATCCCACTTCCTGAAGATCTCCATCCCACACTTCAATGATCAGATTTCATAACTTCTCCCTCTGCTGCAAGTTAAAACTTAGTCTGCTCTTGACTGGTAGCTGCATTCTGGGCCTCAAATGACCTGGCAGCTTTTAGGACATGATACCACCCAGAACCTCCAAGCTGCCATCAAGTCCAGCCAAGTTCACACCATGTAAATATAACTATTCCAACACATTCCCACCCAGACTTACAGGTTTTCTGCTAAATACTAGTCATGTTTGGTATCCCATCTCTGAATACTAGtaagaaacattaaaatattgTACTTGAAAAGGTGTGCACTGTTTAATTTTTTGTTCAATGATTGTCACACCAAATTGTTTGCAGCTTATGTTTTAGCTCTTCAAATACCAGGTGGGAGATTTCCAGTTGCTAGAACTAAGGGGCCTTACAAAACTTGGCAACAAACCAGGACCTGCTGCTGACACTaatttttaattactgttttGGATCAAATAAGACTCATATCCCTAAGGGGAGGGAGTCATCCACACGCAAATTCAACACCCTGATTTGTATCCAACTGAAAATCAAGGCCACTAAATTTCCATCTAATAGCAGTATGGATGGTACTTTAACTCCACTGGTAAGAATGTTTTGACCACTAAGATTCCTCATTGCTTTGTTACATGATCATATATTACCTGATTGCCACTCTTATTGTAGAACGTATACTTGTCAAAGAGGAGTCTTGACAACAgtgattcattttatttttttaatcaggtaAATTTGATAAGCAGGAAAAAAGTTTGACTTGCAGCACTGACTAGCATCTAGGTTAGTGCAGGCAGGTACCACACTAGCTTCCCCTCACGGCTCCACCAGAACAGCACTGATGCTCTGTAGAACAACTCCCTCCTACTCTTGGTCCCatccagagcaggagctgcaagACTAGATCATGTATTTATGACACAGGGAAGTGATTAGCCAGAAACTAAAGTGAGACCCCAAACTCACTTATGAGCGCAAGTCTCCAGGTTACTTCGTTAGTCCATTGTACCACCTAGCTTCTCTATGCTTCCCCATCCCACAAAATTCCTGAGGACAGGTAGGCAGATtacctttttaacattttcctcctcctcctggcgtTTCTCATAGTGTGAGAAGTCATCAAAGATGGAGGTGGTGTGCTTGTAGGTGGCAATGATTTTCAACACCTGCTTAGCCTTTTCCAGAGGCACTTCCTGAGTGTCCCTGGAGTTGGTCACTGGTTTATTCTCGTTGTTCTCTAGGCGGATGTGCCGCAGCTGGCTGTTGGGAACGTCCTTCACAAAAATCCACCTGACATCAAAACGTCCCTTCCATTTGTCCTGGGACCACACACCTGCACATGTGTTGTAGTCCACAGCAGATTTCATTTCTGCCACTCCGCAGAAGTGACCACTGCCGTTGACACTGAACAGTAAGTAAACGGGGCCTTTCCCGTTCATGGAGCGATAAGCAGCATCCAGTCTCTTGTTGCCGTGCTCTGTACTGCACCAGATGTTATATTTAATGGAACGGTGGATATCGTCCTCAGAGTAACTCTTAATGATGAAAACCCGGCCGTGTTTTGGGTTCCAGTCAAAATCCTTGGGGTTGTAGTTGTTGATGGACCTCAATTTCTCCAACACTGGGTGCGGTTCCGAAGGAGCAGAACCAGAACTGGCTTGTGACTGTCCCACTCCATTACCATCCACTCCGTTTTGACCAAACCCATTGCCACGGTTACGAGGTGCAACCCAGCGGGTTGGCTGAGCTGCCTGTTGCTGCACCGGTAGCTGGGCTggctgtggtggtgggggcagcGGCTGCGGCTGTTGTCCTGGAGAAGCCTGTGCCACTGGTGGGCTGTTATTGATCTGTTGGCCCACTGGTTGAGGAGACACCTGGGTTGGCTGCTGACCAATATTCTGAACTAAAGCCTGGGAAGGCGCTTTTGCTACCGGCCCTTTGTTATCCCAAGTTCCAATATCCATGTTATGTTTTATTGGAGGCGGTGGAAGACTTGAACCTGCAATGCCATTCTTGGTCTTCAGCTTGGGCTGTTGTTTTGCAGGTTTGCTAGCAATATCAGCCCATGATGTCGGTTTCGGAGGAGCAATGGTAGCAGGAGGCAAACTGTTAGATGCCACGATATTACTGGTAATAGACCCGCTACCAACAGCGGAACCAACAACTTTTGGGACATTGTTTGCAACATCCGTGCTGCCCAACTTCAGTGCTGCCATCCCTTGGTCTATGGTATTCATGCCAGGAGCCTTATTTAGAGTCTCATTGGCAAAAGCAGACTGTCCATCAATCATGGCTCCACCCAGTGAGCTTGGTGCATAAGCATAATTGCTACTATATCCAGAGCTTTGAGTGGACTGTCCCTGAGAACTGTTATTcccccaagctgaaaagtcaatTCCACTTGGAAAGAAGTTAAAGCCATGCTGCCCAAGAAATGGAGTGCTGCCAAGGGCCCCTGGCTGCCCAAACATTGCATCTGGGAGAAAGTGAGGCTCCCCATTGCTTAGCTGTCCATAGGATGTTAAGTAGGGCATGGGTGGGTCACCCCCTGTAGACCAGGCAGCTTCGCCTAACGAGTAGGAGAATCCAATGGATGGACTGTAGTAGCTTGGCAAGTAGGAGTCAGACATTGCAGTGTATGCATTattctgcaaaacaaaaataagcacTGAATAGTTAGAATAAGCAGCACAAACCATCAAGGGGCCTAGAATAAAACCCTTTTATTCTCATTCCCCACCCCTACCTCAGCTATTCAAACATATTCAAAGCCTTCAGTAAATAGGCTTTGTGGCTTTCAAATGTATCATCTATCAAATGTGTATTAAACCAGTTTCATTGACAGAAAGATTAAATATAAAGGATTTAAGACACTATTCATCCCAAGATGTAGAAGCATTACGTTTACAGATGCACCATGTGGAACTGGGCACCGATTTTATAGCATGAGCAAAATGCTCTGGAGCTATTCAACATTTTATCTAGAGTACAAAGAATACCTTCATTTTCTACCTGCCTGACACAGTGGGTTTTAAGGTGTATTTTTTTGGATGGGGGCATTTTATAGTCTGCATGGTTGGTGGGGCTTTGGAAGAAAGGGATAtaatgagggaggggaagggaccaataaaaatcactattaaaattatgaataactcaaacatttttattaaaggaCACATTTATTTCTATTGAAATTATCTCAAATTGATTATCCATAAAAATTTGTCCAAAGGTTCACATTAAGTGCTCACAAATATCCCAAGAACTTTAAAACCAACATGGAATTACAGTATCATCCTCAAAACTCAAACTATTCTGGAGCTTCAGCCACATGTTATTAGTGATGTACTAAAACAACATGGGATAACCTCAAGCTTTTCCAGAGGGGCCTTTCCAGTACAGCTACAGAGACTGACTTCAGGTTTGGAAGAAAAACTTGCTGAGTTTTCTACTCTAGATGTTTATATCCAAACAGCACCTATATTACTACCATGGACGTAATTAGGAAATTTGACAGACATCACTAAGCCTTGCTTACATGAAGATCTGTCATTTCATATTTAAACCACACCACCAAGGAGTTCTTGCACTAACACTAATGGGTTTTTATCATCCAGTAGTTTGAACCTGTATGCACACAGGTCTTAGTGCTACATGACAATCCAATGCAGGTAAGATGAAAGCCCGGTTCCGTTCCTGTTTAAAAACTTGGCTTACATTAGGCACCACTCCATTTTTCATTGAATCATGCCAAGAGCAGTTCCTGAAGGACTTCATGCCATATATGCATCAAAACCCATGTAGGATCAAGATAGCTCTGCACACTGAAGAAAAAGCAGTTCTGTCTCACTATCTCTTTTTGAATTAAGTGAAAGTAACCTGTCTAGACTCAAAATTAAGAGAACAGGTTATATTTGGCCTGAAATTTATCTAAAATTAGTAGAAAATTAATTGTAAAGATACCAATggagaaatgtttcatttaaaaaaagttctccTGAAGTTTACGTCACTCAAATAAACATCATATCACTGGGCTACTGCTTGAAGACTAGTcagatttattttcagtttattttcattttcccaGCTGAGAAGAAAACAGAGATAAATAAGTAGCACAATAAAAAgtgaattcatagattccaagaccagaagggaccatcatgatcatctagtctgcccttcTGGATAAACAGGCCACAGAAGTTCCCTAAAATAaattctagagcagatcttttagaaaacatccaattgtgatttcaaaattgtcagtggagaatccaccatgacccttgttaAAAATGTCTGAATTTGTCActtgcagccattggatcatTATACTCTTCTCAGCTAAACTGAAGAGtcacttattaaatatttgttccctatgtaggtactgACAGACTAACCAAGTCACCCCTAAACCTTCTTctgtttgttaaattaaataggttgagttccttgagtctatcagtTAGTGTGTTTGGAAGAACAGTTCTAATCATTTAAGAGTTCGATCCTGCTAAACCTAACTCAGTGAACAGTCTTTACTTTAAAAGTTGATGGGACTATTTACATGAATGAGATGTTGCAGGACTGGGCACTACAGTGTAACGTGTAAtgtaaataaggattttttaaGATGTTAGCTAAAAATCATACAACGTTCCTTTAAAGAATAGagacctctccccccagtttcaCAGGTAATTTAAAACACTCAAAAGGAAGTTGaccttaaaaatatataatgaagACTACACTTAAAGCTGGGACCCATTCTATCCTGCGGATGAGATCTTTGGCTTAACAGATTTCTCCCATACAGTGCACAAAAAAAAGTGACACTGTCAGATCAAATATAGTCCCTAATGAAGTCAACATAGTCTCTTTTCACCCATTCTCTTATGTTTTGTCTCAAATAATTTTCAGGGGAGGGCTTGATTACAGAATAGACTGATATTATTGTCTAAATCTATGCCACAAAGAGTTATATTTGTACAATAAACCTATGagcatacaaattaaaataaggGTTAGAACAGTAAATTCAGAGAAGAGAAGTCAGTCTGCTCAGTGATGAAATCCTAGCAATGTGCATACTGTTATTAAACATGAAGTCCAGTGCTTCTATATCTCTCAAACTTGAGAGACAGAGTGTCACTGATTAATATGCAAATCAAACTCCACTAGTATTCAATTTCCCTGGATGACTAATGCTTTTTGAAAagtcctcccccccgcccccccaaccacAGTCTCACTCTTCCTCTGCATTCCTCTCCCCAGGGATTAGAGTTCTAAAgacttttttaatgtttaagacTCACTAACTGTACATTTGAGCTTCGGAATACAAAGCAACTTAGTCAAATTTAAGGAGATTCAGTAGGTTGCCAAATTAGTTAATATTGGCTCCAAAAATGGGAGCTCCCACATGCTCCCGAATTAAAAAGTATGCACCTGTGTTATCTAGTTACCTAATGTTTTATACATATTAGCTGGAATGCAGTTTCAAAATGCAGCCACCCCTCATTTGTGTTACCATCACCTCTAGGAGTCCTACTCATAAGCAGTTGACTATGTTAGCAAACAATGAGTGTCTTGTATACATTTTCTGCCCCATCTTCCGATAACGAACCTTGACACTTGTCTTACCCGCCAGTCATTTGTTCAGGGACACCACAGTCCACTCTGACTGTGTGATTGTTTCTCTCTCATCTTACATGAACTGACAAAATACAAGAGCAGGTGACAAACTATATAACATAGCAGTTATAGCTAACCAGTTTTGTctcatctttcatttttcttGCTGAATatttcaagggacaccatcagtTTGAAATTTAGTCAGTTTCAAAGAGTTTTCAGTATTATGCCAACCAGTGAATTCCCCTACCAATTTTTGTAGTTCAACAatcattttcctattttaaaaaatagtttcccCTGTGTTCTGTGAAATACCTTCACAAAGAGGGAAAAGTGAGTGACTATTCACTAAATGCTTATTAAATGTtccaaataaactaaaaaaaaatactgcttttcCTCTAAACTGTCAAATACAGTAAATTTAGCAGTTTAGTTAGTAGGTAATTTCACACACAAGTGCAATTTGTAAATTGAAAGTCTCTTTAAATGCTCAAAAACCCTTCAGAATTAGTGATATCAACTTCTATGACAACAAAAAGCGCCATCTAATGAAGTAGGCAGGGACATAGCTATCTTTATCTAGGACTCTGCGAAATAATCTAAACATAATCACTGTCTACACAGATTCAAAACTAGGTTTTACACGCTTCCAGAGAACTAGACTCCTACATGACCTTACCAACCAGATAGCCTGCTGACAATAGCAGTTAAGTTCACTAGAGGCAAGAGAAGATGGGCactgattaaataaaaaaaaccaaggagATGTTAGAAACTGTCATACCTGTTGCAAATTAAACAAAGATAGAAGTCTATTTAGAATTCTCTTGACAAAGAGCCAATGAAATACGTATCACTGTTTGAAAAACTCCAACTATAAAAATGTGGTTGACATAACTAAATGAACTGAGAAATGCAACAACTTACTGGCTATTTTAGACTAATACCTGAACTGTCTGAGAAAAGATGAGCTAACTAGGATGAACTGAAAAAGTCACTGATACAGCTTAACAATATGAAGACCTACCATAACTGAGCCTATACTGCCTCGAGTGTGACATATATAAAAGATGAAGGAATACATCAGACAATACGCGTTTAACAGTATAagttatctttaataaaaagctaGTAACAAAATTACAAAAAGAGTGGTGAAGTCTCTGGTAGTGTCAATTTCAGATTTGACTGCAGCCTTTACAGCTCAGTTTCTAATTAAAGCTAAGGTTTCGGTTTGTCACTGCCCCTTCATTTATCAAGCCACCTAGTCTGGCTTTTGTAAAAAATAGAGCAAAACTAACTTCATGCATTTTCCAGTTTGCTTGGTAAAGAGATAAGAATACTGATAATATCCTCTGCGAAAGACCAGCCTCTAGAATATTACCACATTTTACTGAGATATTTCACATTGCCATACAATACAGTCACTCATCATATTGTATAATCAACCAGAAATGAGTAAGGAAGTGACATGTCTTAACAGTAAAACTGAAAGATCAGAAATGATCACAAGATTTATGAACTCCTTTTACTACTTCTAGCTTTATCAGAAGCACAACATTTTATGTTCAAGATAAACAATCtgggggtcaaattctgcccacaGCTACATCTATGCAACCCAAATAAGCTCCTTAAtgcttttgcagcttcttttACCCTTATGTTTGTTCTCCATCcccaaggtttttgtttttttttaattattgctattaaaaaaaaagtcaataatgTTCACTGTAGCAGCCCTATACCTAAATATTTAATCAACTAATGAGAACTAATTACCACAGTGTTTTCTACTCACAGTACTGCCTATTTACTGACAAAACAGTATTATTTTAACAGTCATAAAAAGCTAGCAAATGTCAAAACCCAATCTCTAGGGTAGAGAAGAGGACTTAAAAACATCAAAGAAAAGCCAAAGATAAATTCATTTTAGTCAGTCACTGGCAAAAAATTAAGTAATTGCTTAGCACACCCTACCCCTTAACTAAAGAGAGAAGTTTGGTACTCACCGGCCTGGCCTGAGGACTCAAGTAGGGTTCAAAGTCATCATCATTTAACCCATCCTTCTGATGCACAGATCCATTTTGCACTAAGGACAAAATTCATGCCCTTAGAAAGAACTCCACAACTCAAACAAGTACACGCATTAACCTAAACGTACTTTTTGTATTATAACATGGGTTGTGATATCACTAATGTCTCACTGGTTCCGAAAGTTGCCAACTGAGCCGTGTTAATAAGGGCAGGTCTCACACACACCAGCATGGTCCTCTAAAGGAAATTTCCTCTTACTCACAATGGCAGCTAATCTAAGTTCCCTGATTCACCGGCACAATGACTTCTGCTGTATAGCTTCCAGACATGGCCTGCAGACAGCTCCAATTTATAAACTCACCTGGAGGCA
Above is a genomic segment from Chelonoidis abingdonii isolate Lonesome George chromosome 25, CheloAbing_2.0, whole genome shotgun sequence containing:
- the YTHDF2 gene encoding YTH domain-containing family protein 2 isoform X2 — its product is MSASSLLEQRPKGQGNKVQNGSVHQKDGLNDDDFEPYLSPQARPNNAYTAMSDSYLPSYYSPSIGFSYSLGEAAWSTGGDPPMPYLTSYGQLSNGEPHFLPDAMFGQPGALGSTPFLGQHGFNFFPSGIDFSAWGNNSSQGQSTQSSGYSSNYAYAPSSLGGAMIDGQSAFANETLNKAPGMNTIDQGMAALKLGSTDVANNVPKVVGSAVGSGSITSNIVASNSLPPATIAPPKPTSWADIASKPAKQQPKLKTKNGIAGSSLPPPPIKHNMDIGTWDNKGPVAKAPSQALVQNIGQQPTQVSPQPVGQQINNSPPVAQASPGQQPQPLPPPPQPAQLPVQQQAAQPTRWVAPRNRGNGFGQNGVDGNGVGQSQASSGSAPSEPHPVLEKLRSINNYNPKDFDWNPKHGRVFIIKSYSEDDIHRSIKYNIWCSTEHGNKRLDAAYRSMNGKGPVYLLFSVNGSGHFCGVAEMKSAVDYNTCAGVWSQDKWKGRFDVRWIFVKDVPNSQLRHIRLENNENKPVTNSRDTQEVPLEKAKQVLKIIATYKHTTSIFDDFSHYEKRQEEEENVKKKRQVKPGLSLQPSGGF
- the YTHDF2 gene encoding YTH domain-containing family protein 2 isoform X1 produces the protein MSASSLLEQRPKGQGNKVQNGSVHQKDGLNDDDFEPYLSPQARPNNAYTAMSDSYLPSYYSPSIGFSYSLGEAAWSTGGDPPMPYLTSYGQLSNGEPHFLPDAMFGQPGALGSTPFLGQHGFNFFPSGIDFSAWGNNSSQGQSTQSSGYSSNYAYAPSSLGGAMIDGQSAFANETLNKAPGMNTIDQGMAALKLGSTDVANNVPKVVGSAVGSGSITSNIVASNSLPPATIAPPKPTSWADIASKPAKQQPKLKTKNGIAGSSLPPPPIKHNMDIGTWDNKGPVAKAPSQALVQNIGQQPTQVSPQPVGQQINNSPPVAQASPGQQPQPLPPPPQPAQLPVQQQAAQPTRWVAPRNRGNGFGQNGVDGNGVGQSQASSGSAPSEPHPVLEKLRSINNYNPKDFDWNPKHGRVFIIKSYSEDDIHRSIKYNIWCSTEHGNKRLDAAYRSMNGKGPVYLLFSVNGSGHFCGVAEMKSAVDYNTCAGVWSQDKWKGRFDVRWIFVKDVPNSQLRHIRLENNENKPVTNSRDTQEVPLEKAKQVLKIIATYKHTTSIFDDFSHYEKRQEEEENVKKERQGRVK